In the genome of Microbacterium saperdae, one region contains:
- a CDS encoding MFS transporter has product MIAAQLTARFPNGMSSLAILLHVEQQTGSYGAAGLVLAATSVGQAVAGPITSRWMGVWGMRRVITLTLSVCVVAVLALALLPLNLPGYMVLGMVAGLSTPPIQAAVRTIYPKLVNSSQLTPLFSLDASLQEIIWILAPVVITLVSTQIGTTEGLLLVAIILVVGGAWFILSPEVGRVRIPRSRNPLGKVVLKPPVMLATVIGFLLIGACAAVEVGVVATFEHGSLAAGLVLAVFSVGSLAGGLAFGHIPIGPWAMARRLLIVTIGLGLTMVMLNVFWLGGTLILAGIGIAPALAVLFAITSASVKFSETAEAFGWAGTGQLIGAAAGSAVAGFLVDVSDWRGAYLAATLFAAVGLIVSIVFVRSFPDLRHRDASPHPDTEPLAVTPS; this is encoded by the coding sequence ATGATCGCTGCTCAGTTGACCGCGCGATTCCCCAACGGCATGTCCTCGCTCGCGATCCTGCTGCACGTCGAACAGCAGACGGGATCCTACGGAGCCGCCGGCCTCGTGCTCGCGGCGACCAGCGTGGGCCAGGCCGTCGCCGGTCCCATCACCAGCCGTTGGATGGGCGTGTGGGGCATGCGCCGCGTGATCACGCTGACGCTGAGCGTCTGCGTCGTCGCCGTGCTGGCGCTCGCCCTGCTCCCGCTGAACCTGCCCGGGTACATGGTGCTGGGGATGGTGGCCGGTCTCTCCACTCCTCCGATCCAGGCCGCCGTGCGGACCATCTACCCGAAGCTCGTGAACTCCTCGCAGCTCACCCCGCTCTTCTCGCTCGACGCCTCGCTGCAGGAGATCATCTGGATCCTGGCGCCGGTGGTCATCACTCTCGTGTCGACGCAGATCGGCACGACCGAGGGTCTGCTGCTGGTCGCGATCATCCTGGTCGTGGGAGGGGCGTGGTTCATCCTCTCCCCCGAGGTCGGTCGCGTGCGGATCCCCCGCAGCCGCAACCCGCTGGGCAAGGTCGTCCTGAAGCCCCCGGTCATGCTCGCCACCGTGATCGGCTTCCTCCTGATCGGCGCGTGCGCCGCCGTCGAGGTCGGCGTCGTGGCGACGTTCGAGCACGGCAGCCTCGCCGCCGGACTCGTGCTCGCGGTCTTCTCGGTCGGCAGCCTCGCCGGCGGCCTGGCCTTCGGCCACATCCCGATCGGCCCGTGGGCCATGGCGCGGCGTCTGCTGATCGTCACGATCGGCCTCGGACTCACCATGGTCATGCTCAACGTGTTCTGGCTCGGCGGCACACTGATCCTCGCCGGCATCGGCATCGCCCCGGCCCTCGCCGTGCTCTTCGCCATCACCTCCGCGAGCGTCAAGTTCAGCGAGACCGCGGAGGCGTTCGGATGGGCCGGCACCGGCCAGCTGATCGGCGCCGCAGCCGGGTCCGCCGTGGCCGGCTTCCTCGTCGACGTGAGCGACTGGCGCGGGGCCTATCTCGCCGCGACGCTGTTCGCCGCTGTCGGCCTGATCGTCTCGATCGTGTTCGTGCGTTCCTTCCCTGATCTGCGTCATCGCGACGCGAGCCCCCATCCCGACACCGAACCCCTGGCGGTCACCCCCTCATGA
- a CDS encoding purple acid phosphatase family protein, which produces MATRWNRRFAASGASSFANGAASTLLSSAISHLESRRKVLPAMARLPRSLTLRRTAAFTAGGLAAALGLTLLGGGVAVAAGGLNPPAVAPATVFVPSTVPDRVILTPTATPQTSQSVSWRTSSDVTTPQVQIAPLTATPVDVAAARIVTATTTGFESNFGYRIAHHSATFDQLEAATTYLYRVGDGTTWSEWLEFTTADDAVGNFSFLVQGDAQNDNKAFTSRALRAAFEARPYARAVVHAGDLIDTETSDAEWGEWHEAAAFSNQYLNVIAATGNHEYYPGPELSKHWDAQFEYPANGPAGADLGETVYSVDYQGVRFITLNSTQAFNPASLTAQTEWLEAQLAENPNTWTVVAFHHPIFSVTSGRDNAVLREAWMPLFEKYGVDLVVQGHDHAYGRGNLIANETGLPAGADPEKSHTGPVYLVSVAGPKMYVPDPADANNWTANDANLRVVGRDVQLFQTVDVTDDEFHVEARTVDGALFDSFTIAQAADGSKLVSDDEAWATGPGSTRWGFDESGPDPVDPVDPVDPVDPVDPVDPVDPVDPVDPVDPVDPADVAITLSTAQVAPGDEIQLTAKGLDAGERVSIELHSTPVQLAVTSSDAKGAVAATVRIPADTEPGEHEIVVTGLGSDASGRIAIIVTRVADGGSLAATGWAGGGIALFGILITAAGVAVIVRSRIRSRSAA; this is translated from the coding sequence ATGGCCACTCGCTGGAACCGCCGTTTCGCTGCATCCGGCGCTAGTAGCTTCGCGAATGGCGCCGCTTCCACCCTGCTGTCGAGCGCCATCTCCCACCTCGAATCCCGACGAAAGGTGCTGCCTGCGATGGCGCGCTTGCCACGATCCCTGACCCTGCGGCGCACGGCCGCTTTCACCGCCGGCGGCCTCGCTGCCGCTCTCGGCCTCACCCTCCTCGGAGGCGGCGTCGCCGTCGCCGCCGGAGGACTCAATCCCCCCGCCGTCGCCCCCGCGACGGTGTTCGTGCCCTCGACGGTGCCTGACCGCGTGATCCTCACGCCGACGGCGACGCCCCAGACGAGCCAGAGCGTCAGCTGGCGCACCTCGTCGGATGTCACGACGCCGCAGGTGCAGATCGCACCTCTCACCGCCACACCCGTCGACGTCGCAGCCGCACGGATCGTCACGGCGACCACGACCGGCTTCGAGTCGAACTTCGGCTACCGGATCGCGCACCACTCCGCGACCTTCGATCAGCTCGAGGCCGCGACCACCTACCTCTACCGTGTCGGCGACGGCACGACGTGGAGCGAGTGGCTCGAGTTCACGACGGCCGATGACGCCGTGGGCAACTTCAGCTTCCTCGTGCAGGGCGATGCGCAGAACGACAACAAGGCGTTCACGTCGCGCGCACTCCGCGCGGCCTTCGAGGCCCGCCCGTACGCGCGCGCCGTCGTGCACGCCGGCGACCTGATCGACACCGAGACCTCGGATGCCGAGTGGGGCGAGTGGCACGAGGCAGCCGCGTTCTCGAACCAGTACCTCAACGTGATCGCCGCCACCGGCAACCACGAGTACTATCCCGGTCCCGAGCTGTCGAAGCACTGGGACGCGCAGTTCGAGTACCCGGCGAACGGCCCGGCCGGCGCAGACCTGGGCGAGACGGTGTACTCCGTCGACTACCAGGGCGTGCGCTTCATCACGCTCAACAGCACGCAGGCCTTCAACCCGGCGAGCCTGACGGCCCAGACGGAATGGCTCGAGGCGCAGCTCGCCGAGAACCCGAACACCTGGACCGTCGTCGCTTTCCACCACCCGATCTTCTCGGTGACCTCGGGGCGCGACAACGCCGTGCTGCGCGAGGCGTGGATGCCGCTCTTCGAGAAGTACGGCGTCGACCTCGTGGTGCAGGGGCACGACCACGCCTACGGGCGCGGCAACCTGATCGCGAACGAGACCGGTCTGCCCGCCGGCGCCGACCCGGAGAAGAGCCACACCGGCCCCGTCTACCTCGTGTCCGTCGCGGGCCCGAAGATGTACGTTCCGGACCCCGCCGACGCGAACAACTGGACCGCGAACGACGCGAACCTCCGTGTGGTCGGCCGCGATGTGCAGCTGTTCCAGACGGTCGACGTCACCGACGATGAGTTCCACGTCGAGGCGCGTACGGTCGACGGTGCGCTGTTCGACTCCTTCACGATCGCCCAGGCCGCGGACGGCAGCAAGCTCGTGAGCGACGACGAGGCGTGGGCCACCGGCCCCGGCTCCACCCGCTGGGGCTTCGACGAATCGGGCCCCGACCCGGTCGACCCCGTGGATCCGGTGGACCCGGTGGACCCCGTGGATCCGGTGGACCCGGTGGACCCGGTCGACCCCGTCGATCCTGTCGATCCTGTGGACCCGGCTGATGTCGCGATCACGCTGTCGACCGCGCAGGTCGCCCCCGGTGACGAGATCCAGCTGACCGCCAAGGGGCTCGACGCCGGAGAACGAGTGTCGATCGAACTGCACTCGACCCCGGTGCAGCTGGCCGTGACGTCCAGTGATGCCAAGGGAGCCGTCGCGGCGACCGTGCGCATCCCCGCCGACACAGAGCCGGGTGAACACGAGATCGTCGTCACCGGACTCGGCTCCGACGCATCCGGTCGCATCGCGATCATCGTGACCCGCGTGGCCGACGGCGGTTCTCTCGCCGCGACCGGCTGGGCAGGCGGCGGTATCGCACTGTTCGGCATCCTCATCACCGCGGCCGGCGTCGCCGTGATCGTCCGCTCTCGCATCCGTTCCCGCTCCGCCGCGTGA
- the nrdH gene encoding glutaredoxin-like protein NrdH — translation MSITVYTKPSCVQCNATYRALDAQGIEYEIHDLSEDPTALEQVKALGYMQAPVVVTDEDHWSGFRPDKIAELATRLA, via the coding sequence ATGTCGATCACGGTCTACACCAAGCCGTCCTGCGTCCAGTGCAACGCGACCTACCGTGCGCTGGATGCCCAGGGCATCGAGTACGAGATCCATGACCTGTCGGAGGACCCGACGGCCCTGGAGCAGGTCAAGGCGCTCGGTTACATGCAGGCGCCCGTCGTCGTGACCGACGAGGACCACTGGTCGGGCTTCCGTCCCGACAAGATCGCCGAGCTCGCCACGCGCCTGGCGTGA
- the nrdI gene encoding class Ib ribonucleoside-diphosphate reductase assembly flavoprotein NrdI, with protein sequence MSAVATAAPLLVYFSSASGNTARFIEKVGLPARRIPLHRQEEELVIDEPFVLVTPTYGGGEGRGVERGAVPKQVIRFLNDERNRQHIRGVISAGNTNFGDSFCLAGDIISRKCHVPHLYRLEIFGTQDDVDRVSDGLERRWVSQLKSRTQ encoded by the coding sequence ATGAGCGCCGTCGCGACCGCCGCGCCGCTCCTGGTCTACTTCTCGAGCGCGTCGGGTAACACCGCGCGTTTCATCGAGAAGGTCGGGCTCCCGGCCCGACGCATCCCGCTCCACCGGCAGGAGGAAGAACTCGTCATCGACGAGCCCTTCGTGCTTGTCACCCCCACCTATGGCGGAGGTGAAGGACGCGGCGTCGAACGAGGTGCCGTGCCCAAGCAGGTGATCCGGTTCCTCAACGACGAGCGCAACCGGCAACACATCCGCGGTGTCATCTCCGCGGGAAACACCAACTTCGGCGATTCCTTCTGTCTCGCCGGCGACATCATCAGCCGCAAGTGCCACGTGCCTCACTTGTACCGGCTCGAAATCTTCGGCACACAGGACGACGTTGATCGCGTGAGCGACGGATTGGAACGACGGTGGGTATCACAGTTGAAGAGCAGGACGCAGTGA
- a CDS encoding sugar kinase, which produces MSSLPPQTSAPEIVCVGETMALITPTDAGLAAAGHATIGLAGAESNVSAGVAATGHRVAWASRLGADPLGDRIASELARRGVELWVERAEDAPTGVMFKDPGIESSSVYYYRRGSAAAHMEPGFLTPERLDGVRIVHTTGITPALSPSCREMVDRLFADARSAGALVSFDVNDRRPLWSREDAAETLARLADAADITFVGRDEAERIWGTVTPAEIRAFLPRCPLLIVKDGDVGATAFDGDAEPVFVPAPVVDVVEPVGAGDAFASGFLAATLDGAPLSARLTAGHAAAERVLTIAADLPPLD; this is translated from the coding sequence ATGAGCTCCCTTCCTCCCCAGACGTCCGCGCCCGAGATCGTCTGCGTCGGCGAGACCATGGCGCTGATCACGCCGACGGATGCGGGTCTCGCCGCGGCGGGGCACGCGACGATCGGGCTCGCCGGGGCGGAGTCCAACGTGTCGGCGGGAGTCGCCGCCACCGGCCACCGCGTCGCCTGGGCATCGCGCCTGGGAGCCGACCCGCTGGGAGACCGCATCGCATCCGAGCTCGCGCGGCGCGGCGTGGAGCTGTGGGTCGAGCGCGCCGAGGATGCTCCCACCGGCGTCATGTTCAAGGACCCGGGCATCGAGTCCTCCTCCGTCTACTACTACCGCCGCGGATCGGCCGCCGCGCACATGGAGCCCGGCTTCCTGACGCCGGAGCGACTCGACGGCGTGCGGATCGTGCACACCACCGGCATCACTCCCGCACTCTCGCCCTCGTGCCGGGAGATGGTCGACCGCCTCTTCGCAGATGCCCGCAGCGCCGGCGCGCTCGTGTCGTTCGACGTGAACGACCGGCGTCCGCTCTGGAGTCGGGAGGATGCCGCCGAGACCCTCGCCCGTCTGGCGGATGCCGCCGACATCACCTTCGTCGGCCGCGACGAGGCCGAGCGCATCTGGGGCACCGTCACCCCTGCCGAGATCCGGGCATTCCTCCCCCGGTGCCCGCTGCTGATCGTGAAGGACGGCGACGTCGGAGCGACCGCCTTCGACGGCGATGCCGAGCCGGTGTTCGTGCCGGCGCCCGTGGTCGATGTCGTCGAACCGGTGGGCGCGGGCGACGCGTTCGCGTCCGGCTTCCTCGCTGCGACCCTCGACGGTGCGCCCCTCTCCGCGCGCCTGACGGCCGGTCACGCCGCCGCCGAGCGCGTGCTGACGATCGCGGCCGACCTGCCGCCGCTCGACTGA
- the nrdE gene encoding class 1b ribonucleoside-diphosphate reductase subunit alpha: MTETVAFKANPNYEGLDYHALNAMLNLYDADGKIQFDADKRAAREYFLQHVNQNTVFFHSLKERLDYLVEKEYYEPAVIEQYSLDFIQKLNDRAYDKKFRFETFLGAFKYYTSYTLKTFDGKRYLERFEDRVVMTALGLADGDEKLAIALVDEIISGRFQPATPTFLNAGKAQRGELVSCFLLRIEDNMESIARGINSALQLSKRGGGVALLLSNIREAGAPIKQIENQSSGIIPVMKLLEDSFSYANQLGARQGAGAVYLNAHHPDIMRFLDTKRENADEKIRIKTLSLGVVVPDITFELAKNGEDMYLFSPYDVEKVYGVPFGDISVTEKYREMVDDSRIKKTKINAREFFQTIAEIQFESGYPYIMFEDTVNKANPIKGRINMSNLCSEILQVNTPTTYNDDLSYDQIGKDISCNLGSMNIALSMDADDLGQTVETAIRALSAVSDQSHIRSVRSIEDGNDRSHAIGLGQMNLHGYLAREHVYYGSEEGIDFTNIYFYTVLFHALRASNNLAIERKQAFDGFEDSTYASGEFFDKYIDRAWVPETEKVKELFAGKHIPTQADWVALKSSIQEHGIYNQNLQAVPPTGSISYINNSTSSIHPIASKIEIRKEGKLGRVYYPAAFMTNDNLEYYQDAYEIGYEKVIDTYAAATQHVDQGLSLTLFFKDTATTRDINKAQIYAWRKGIKTIYYIRLRQMALEGTDMTECVSCML, from the coding sequence GTGACCGAGACGGTGGCGTTCAAGGCGAACCCGAACTACGAGGGCCTGGACTATCACGCCCTCAACGCGATGCTCAACCTGTACGACGCGGACGGCAAGATCCAGTTCGACGCCGACAAGCGGGCCGCGCGGGAGTACTTCCTCCAGCACGTCAACCAGAACACGGTGTTCTTCCACTCGCTCAAGGAGCGTCTCGACTACCTGGTCGAGAAGGAGTACTACGAGCCGGCCGTCATCGAGCAGTACTCGCTCGACTTCATCCAGAAGCTCAACGACCGCGCGTACGACAAGAAGTTCCGCTTCGAGACCTTCCTCGGCGCCTTCAAGTACTACACGAGCTACACGCTGAAGACCTTCGACGGCAAGCGCTACCTCGAGCGCTTCGAGGACCGTGTCGTGATGACCGCCCTCGGTCTCGCCGACGGCGATGAGAAGCTCGCGATCGCTCTGGTCGACGAGATCATCTCCGGACGCTTCCAGCCGGCGACGCCGACCTTCCTCAACGCGGGCAAGGCTCAGCGCGGCGAGCTCGTCAGCTGCTTCCTCCTGCGCATCGAAGACAACATGGAGTCGATCGCCCGCGGCATCAACTCCGCCCTCCAGCTCTCCAAGCGCGGCGGCGGCGTGGCGCTGCTGCTCTCGAACATCCGCGAGGCCGGCGCACCGATCAAGCAGATCGAGAACCAGTCGTCGGGCATCATCCCCGTCATGAAGCTGCTCGAAGACAGCTTCAGCTACGCCAACCAGCTCGGCGCCCGTCAGGGTGCCGGTGCGGTGTACCTCAACGCGCACCACCCCGACATCATGCGCTTCCTCGACACCAAGCGTGAGAACGCCGACGAGAAGATCCGCATCAAGACGCTGTCGCTCGGCGTCGTGGTCCCCGACATCACGTTCGAGCTCGCCAAGAACGGCGAGGACATGTACCTCTTCTCGCCGTACGACGTCGAGAAGGTCTACGGGGTGCCCTTCGGCGACATCTCCGTCACCGAGAAGTACCGCGAGATGGTCGACGACTCGCGCATCAAGAAGACGAAGATCAACGCGCGTGAGTTCTTCCAGACCATCGCCGAGATCCAGTTCGAGTCGGGCTACCCGTACATCATGTTCGAGGACACGGTGAACAAGGCCAACCCGATCAAGGGCCGCATCAACATGTCCAACCTCTGCAGCGAGATCCTGCAGGTGAACACGCCGACCACGTACAACGACGACCTGTCGTACGACCAGATCGGCAAGGACATCTCGTGCAACCTCGGCTCGATGAACATCGCGCTGTCGATGGATGCCGATGACCTCGGCCAGACCGTCGAGACCGCGATCCGTGCGCTGAGCGCGGTCAGCGACCAGAGCCACATCCGCTCCGTGCGTTCGATCGAGGACGGCAACGACCGCTCCCACGCGATCGGCCTCGGTCAGATGAACCTGCACGGCTACCTTGCTCGTGAGCACGTGTACTACGGCTCCGAAGAGGGTATCGACTTCACGAACATCTACTTCTACACGGTGCTGTTCCACGCGCTGCGCGCCTCGAACAACCTCGCGATCGAGCGCAAGCAGGCCTTCGACGGGTTCGAGGACTCGACGTACGCGTCGGGGGAGTTCTTCGACAAGTACATCGACCGCGCCTGGGTTCCGGAGACCGAGAAGGTCAAGGAGCTGTTCGCCGGCAAGCACATCCCGACGCAGGCGGACTGGGTGGCGCTGAAGTCGTCGATCCAGGAGCACGGCATCTACAACCAGAACCTGCAGGCGGTGCCGCCGACCGGCTCGATCTCGTACATCAACAACTCGACGTCGTCGATCCACCCGATCGCGTCGAAGATCGAGATCCGCAAGGAAGGCAAGCTCGGCCGCGTCTACTACCCGGCGGCGTTCATGACGAACGACAACCTGGAGTACTACCAGGACGCGTACGAGATCGGCTACGAGAAGGTCATCGACACGTACGCCGCGGCTACGCAGCACGTGGACCAGGGCCTCTCGCTGACGCTGTTCTTCAAGGACACCGCCACCACGCGTGACATCAACAAGGCGCAGATCTACGCATGGCGCAAGGGCATCAAGACGATCTACTACATCCGTCTGCGTCAGATGGCGCTCGAGGGCACCGACATGACCGAGTGCGTCTCCTGCATGCTCTGA